A stretch of Henckelia pumila isolate YLH828 chromosome 4, ASM3356847v2, whole genome shotgun sequence DNA encodes these proteins:
- the LOC140862618 gene encoding uncharacterized protein, translating into MKSMEKQIGQLANALKDNSRGHFPSNTKVNPIEHCKVIEMRSGKRVGAESEKSEKTENSVEEKKVKSSEIETEIEKNVEEKKSEPKPKLMYKPQLPYPQRFKKQALDEQFTKFLEIFKKLHINISFADTLLQMSNYVKFLKEVMSRKRKLEEFETVNLTEECSAILQNKIPQKLKNPGRSLGLGEVKPTTIALQLADRSLTYPHMEEDKNMPLILGRLFLATADAKIDIKKGELTMGVDGEKVIFNVFKEVGTPSMEKVFMIKPAERMGSYRAEIFSAVKLQRGADLPVPIRRVCLEDEK; encoded by the exons ATGAAATCTATGGAGAAACaaattgggcagttggcgaatgcATTGAAAGATAACAGCAGAGGCCATTTTCCCAGCAATACTAAGGTGAATCCCATAGAACATTGCAAGGTCATAGAGATGCGAAGTGGAAAACGAGTAGGGGCTGAGAGTGAAAAATCTGAGAAGACCGAAAATTCAGTAGAGGAAAAGAAGGTCAAAAGTTCTGAAATTGAGACCGAAATTGAGAAGAATGTTGAGGAGAAAAAAAGTGAACCTAAGCCAAAATTGATGTATAAGCCACAGCTTCCATACCCACAGAGGTTCAAGAAACAGGCATTGGATGAGCAGtttacaaaatttttggagattttcaagaaacttcacATTAACATTTCGTTCGCCGATACTTTACTGCAAATGTCGAACTATgtcaaatttttgaaagaggTAATGTCTAGGAAGCGGAAATTGGAAGAGTTTGAGACAGTGAActtgactgaagagtgcagtgcgatATTGCAAAATAAGATACCACAAAAATTAAAGAATCCAGGAAG gagcttaggacttggcgaggtgaagccTACGACGATCGCATTGCAGCTAGCCGATAGATCTCTTACATATCCGC atatggaggaggataaAAATATGCCTTTGATATTGGGGAGACTTTTCTTGGCTACTGCAGATGCCAAGATAGATATAAAGAAAGGTGAGTTGACGATGGGTGTAGATGGCGAGAAGGTGATTTTTAATGTGTTCAAGGAGGTTGGAACTCCATCCATGGAGAAGGTGTTCATGATCAAACCGGCAGAAAGGATGGGAAGCTATCGTGCAGAAATTTTTAGTGCAGTAAAATTGCAAAGGGGGGCTGATTTACCGGTACCAATAAGAAGAGTATGTCTGGAGGATGAAAAATAA
- the LOC140862617 gene encoding uncharacterized protein, whose amino-acid sequence MAANSQQFGTNRRNGQNVKKCGICAAMGHETDMCPTLQEESTEQVDAAGGFSGPPQQNLHLTYNRMLKLTGHHIIHNSSVLKFQRLETRASIQQLNTQMRQLETAVNRLEALNSNSLPSQTVVNPKDNVSAITLRSGKELKIREEAVQEPIKGEDNKESKVEENEKIQEAPRALKESRKDKGIKGLYEVFRRCERKHKLKGCHKVELGENVSAVIQRKVPTKCKDPVADRSTIYPRGLLEDVLVQVGNLVFPADFYVLDMKNNDLDSPILLERSFLKTLKSIIDVNNGTLTMEFDGEIVKFHIFDTLQIPDCESVVNNLDAINHLSQEHKEVVNEGKLKEVIAQLAKNSIAEIFISDLKMADYDESHDSEGGGRWGDPNDRIRCRGQLEERKRVSMRRFKEVNPKPLTGGETPDEAED is encoded by the exons atggctgccaattctcagcaatttggcacgaACAGGA ggaatggacagaatGTGAAAAAGTGTGGAATTTGTGCTGCAATGGGACATGaaactgacatgtgtcccacacttcaagaggaaTCTACTGAACAAGTCGATGCAGCAGGAGGATTTTCCGGGCCACCACAGCAGAA CCTGCACCTCACATACAACCGAATGCTCAAGCTTACAGGCCACCATATCATCCACAACAGCAGCGTCCTCAAGTTCCAACGCCTG gaaactcgagcaagtatccaacagTTAAACACTCAAATGAGGCAGTTGGAAACCGCAGTCAATAGGTTGGAGGCACTGAATTCGAACAGCTTACCATCACAGACAGTGGTGAATCCGAAGGATAATGTGAGTGCAATAaccttgaggagtggaaaggagTTGAAGATTCGTGAAGAGGCGGTTCAAGAACCGATAAAGGGTGAAGATAACAAGGAATCTAAGgtagaggagaatgagaaaattCAAGAGgcaccaagag cattgaAAGAGTCTAGGAAGGATAAAGGAATTAAGGGGTTGTATGAagtttttcgtagatgtgag AGAAAACACAAACTGAAGGGTTGTCATAAGGTGGAGCTAGGTGAGAATGTTTCTGCTGTAATTCAAAGAAAGGTACCCACAAAATGCAAAgacccag tggctgatagatctactaTTTATCCTAGGGGTCTGTTAGAAGATGTTCTTGTGCAAGTTGGTAATTTGGTTTTTCCTGCTGATTTCTATGTTCTTGATATGAAAAACAATGATTTGGATAGTCCAATTTTGTTAGAAAGATCATTTTTGAAAACGTTGAAGTCCATCATAGATGTTAACAATGGCACTCTTACTATGGAGTTTGATGGGGAGATTGTtaagtttcatatttttgatacTCTGCAAATTCCTGattgtgaaagtgttgttaataatCTTGATGCCATTAATCACTTGTCGCAAGAACACAAGGAAGTTGTGAATGAGGGTAAGTTGAAGGAAGTTATTGCACAACTTGCAAAAAATTCTATTGCTGAAATTTTTATCTCTGATTTGAAG atggcagattacgacgagagccaCGATAGTGAAGGCggtggtcgttggggcgatccgaaTGATCGTATACGTTGTCGAGGTCAGCTTGAGGAGCGCAAgcgagtgagcatgcgcagATTCAAAGAGGTTAATCCGAAGCCTTTGACCGGAGGGGAGACACCCGATGAGGCAGAGGATTGa